The following proteins come from a genomic window of Mycolicibacterium rufum:
- a CDS encoding lysine N(6)-hydroxylase/L-ornithine N(5)-oxygenase family protein → MTAPDAASTNGHHRVLDVLGVGYGPSNLALAVALHEHNQGATVPLSAEFVELKPEFGWHTGMLIPGATMQISFLKDLVTQRNPMSDFTFLNYLTERGRLTEFINYKTFFPTRLEFHDYLAWAADKVAASVRYGSRVTSIRDIDGLFHVEVSGERPATVRARNVVIAGGLEPRLPPGVEKSARQIHNHRFLHDLDRLPSRRHNRFVVVGAGQSAAEVCAYLHDLPSVEVHGVFAKYGYSPADDSPFANRVFDPDAVDDFYSADPRVRRQLLNYHRSTNYSAVDLPLIEDLYAREYAERVAADRRLFLRGASSICATTEDDDGVEVDILHHPTGDIDRLECDAVIYATGFAPASLRGILGDLHARVVEQDGHPTVSRDYRLITDPPTAGSLYIQGNTEHTHGLTSSLLSNVAVRSGEIVASIDAGRSTPPVPQTVGAAGYS, encoded by the coding sequence ATGACCGCGCCCGACGCAGCGTCGACCAACGGACATCACCGCGTCCTCGACGTTCTGGGGGTGGGTTACGGGCCGTCCAATCTGGCGCTCGCCGTGGCGCTCCATGAACACAACCAGGGCGCGACAGTGCCGTTGAGCGCGGAATTCGTCGAACTCAAGCCCGAGTTCGGTTGGCACACCGGCATGTTGATCCCCGGTGCCACCATGCAGATATCGTTCCTCAAAGACCTCGTCACCCAGCGCAATCCGATGAGCGATTTCACGTTCCTGAACTATCTGACCGAACGCGGGCGGCTCACCGAGTTCATCAACTACAAGACCTTCTTCCCCACCCGGCTCGAGTTCCACGACTACCTGGCTTGGGCGGCCGACAAAGTGGCGGCCTCCGTCCGCTACGGATCGCGCGTCACGTCCATCCGCGACATCGACGGGCTCTTCCACGTGGAGGTGAGCGGGGAACGGCCGGCGACGGTGCGCGCGCGCAACGTCGTGATCGCCGGTGGGCTGGAGCCGCGTCTGCCGCCCGGCGTCGAGAAGTCGGCGCGCCAGATCCACAATCACCGTTTCCTCCATGACCTCGACCGCCTTCCGAGCCGTCGCCACAACCGGTTCGTCGTCGTGGGCGCCGGCCAGAGCGCGGCCGAGGTCTGCGCCTACCTGCACGACCTGCCGTCGGTCGAGGTGCACGGTGTGTTCGCGAAGTACGGGTACAGCCCCGCTGACGACAGCCCCTTCGCCAACCGGGTTTTCGATCCGGACGCGGTCGACGACTTCTACTCCGCCGACCCGCGGGTACGACGCCAACTGCTGAACTACCACCGCAGCACCAATTACTCCGCGGTCGACCTGCCGTTGATCGAGGATCTCTACGCGCGCGAGTACGCCGAGCGCGTCGCCGCGGACAGGAGGCTGTTCCTGCGGGGCGCATCGAGCATCTGCGCGACCACAGAAGACGATGATGGCGTCGAGGTCGACATCCTGCACCACCCCACCGGGGACATCGACCGTCTGGAGTGCGACGCCGTCATCTACGCGACCGGCTTCGCCCCCGCGTCGTTGCGGGGCATTCTGGGAGACCTGCACGCACGCGTGGTCGAGCAGGACGGTCACCCTACGGTGTCGCGCGACTACCGGCTCATCACCGATCCGCCGACAGCGGGATCCCTCTACATCCAGGGCAACACCGAGCACACCCACGGGCTCACCTCGTCACTGTTGTCGAACGTCGCGGTGCGCAGCGGTGAGATCGTCGCGTCGATCGACGCGGGCAGGTCGACGCCGCCGGTACCCCAGACCGTCGGCGCCGCCGGCTACTCGTAG
- a CDS encoding phosphate-starvation-inducible PsiE family protein, with the protein MAKQSEQGQEERQRLADRILSALEDVIYWAIAVMLVVGSGALLVSQFNTMLRLRSTPANTIMLEILDGLLLIFIFVELLYAVRTSLRSHEIVVEPFLIVGMLAGIKEIVVLSVEAATLLTKGPEFARAVVEIGVLGGVVLVLAVAAFILRGRTIRREDPGERVIEEEAERAD; encoded by the coding sequence ATGGCGAAACAGTCCGAGCAGGGGCAGGAGGAACGTCAGCGTCTCGCCGACCGGATCCTGAGCGCGCTCGAGGACGTCATCTACTGGGCCATCGCGGTGATGCTGGTCGTGGGCTCCGGCGCTCTGCTGGTCAGCCAGTTCAACACCATGCTGCGGCTGCGCAGCACGCCGGCGAACACGATCATGCTCGAGATCCTCGACGGCCTCCTGCTGATCTTCATCTTCGTCGAACTGCTCTATGCGGTGCGGACGTCGCTGCGCTCCCACGAGATCGTCGTGGAACCCTTCCTGATCGTCGGCATGCTGGCCGGCATCAAGGAGATCGTGGTGCTCTCCGTCGAGGCGGCCACGTTGCTCACGAAGGGCCCGGAGTTCGCCCGCGCCGTGGTGGAGATCGGCGTGCTGGGCGGCGTGGTGCTCGTCCTCGCCGTGGCGGCATTCATCCTGCGCGGCCGCACCATTCGTCGGGAGGACCCCGGCGAGCGGGTCATCGAGGAGGAGGCTGAACGCGCCGACTGA
- a CDS encoding ABC transporter substrate-binding protein: MMLHHRRSPWRSAAAAVAVLLLVAATLVGCRAEQTSGQAGTVTIAHKFGQTRVPADPQRVVTVGWTDQDFVLPLGVVPVSTREFFTEYNGYPWVKAATDGKGVTTWGADTIDFEAIAAQKPDLIFAIYETIDRQTYDRLSQIAPTVIQSGDYADEETPWDVQLLTTGTALGKRELAEQLVDEVKRRITEARQANPEFEGKTLVVDFGPESGGHYLLPEKDPRRALFTALGFQTQDVDGDVSEERLDLLDRDVLFVNGATEAQMLTSPAFARLGVVRDGRTLYTTFESNLSGALTYSGPDALLYALDVLTPQLANALNGRPVADLANA; this comes from the coding sequence ATGATGCTGCACCACCGGAGGAGCCCGTGGCGTTCTGCCGCTGCCGCCGTAGCGGTTCTCCTGCTCGTCGCCGCCACGCTCGTCGGCTGCCGAGCGGAGCAGACCAGCGGCCAGGCCGGCACGGTCACGATCGCCCACAAGTTCGGGCAGACGAGGGTTCCGGCCGACCCCCAACGGGTCGTGACGGTCGGGTGGACCGATCAGGACTTCGTGCTGCCCCTCGGCGTCGTGCCGGTCAGCACGCGAGAGTTCTTCACGGAGTACAACGGGTACCCCTGGGTGAAGGCGGCGACCGACGGTAAGGGGGTCACCACCTGGGGAGCCGACACCATCGACTTCGAGGCCATCGCCGCGCAGAAGCCCGATCTGATCTTCGCGATCTACGAGACGATCGATCGGCAGACCTACGACCGGCTGTCCCAGATCGCTCCCACAGTGATCCAGTCGGGCGACTATGCCGACGAAGAGACACCGTGGGACGTGCAACTGCTCACCACCGGCACGGCGCTGGGCAAGCGGGAGCTGGCCGAGCAGCTCGTCGACGAGGTCAAGCGCAGAATCACCGAGGCGCGCCAGGCGAATCCGGAGTTCGAGGGCAAGACCCTGGTCGTCGACTTCGGCCCGGAAAGCGGCGGTCACTACCTGTTGCCCGAGAAGGATCCGCGGCGGGCGCTGTTCACCGCGCTGGGGTTCCAGACCCAGGACGTCGACGGCGACGTGAGTGAGGAGAGGCTCGACCTGCTCGATCGCGACGTGCTCTTCGTCAACGGCGCGACCGAAGCGCAGATGCTGACGTCGCCCGCGTTCGCCCGGTTGGGGGTGGTGCGTGACGGTCGGACGCTGTACACGACGTTCGAGTCCAACCTCAGCGGCGCCCTGACCTACAGCGGCCCCGACGCGTTGCTCTACGCGCTGGATGTACTGACGCCGCAACTGGCCAACGCCCTCAACGGTCGGCCGGTCGCGGATCTGGCCAACGCCTGA
- a CDS encoding acyl-CoA thioesterase domain-containing protein produces the protein MADAAHFTVVDDGFRPTRFAQSHWGDDHLNGPAIVGLVARHLQLECGATDFHPARLTVDLFRAARNVHTTLEVTVIRAGRRVHSAQCDVVQEGRAVARATLVQYRRSAPPPGRLWHSDNSFPEPPPPDGSVLPFVGSDAAGWTRSPAGHQNNSRKRFFNDGIRVVDGEANSPFVRAAMVAEATSLVTNLGTAGVGYINGDLTVALSRLPVDEWIGIQADSHHAADGIAVGTATLFDGQGAFGSAMTTAIANPAAQIDFSTREFGVSDLNYE, from the coding sequence GTGGCAGACGCCGCGCACTTCACCGTGGTCGACGACGGCTTCCGTCCGACCCGGTTCGCCCAGAGTCACTGGGGCGACGATCACCTCAACGGCCCGGCGATCGTCGGCCTGGTCGCCCGGCACCTCCAGCTCGAGTGCGGAGCAACCGATTTCCACCCTGCCCGGTTGACCGTCGACCTGTTCCGGGCGGCTCGCAACGTGCACACCACCCTCGAGGTCACGGTGATCCGCGCGGGCCGGCGCGTGCACAGCGCGCAATGCGACGTGGTCCAGGAGGGCCGGGCCGTCGCGCGGGCGACGCTGGTCCAGTACCGGCGCTCCGCGCCGCCCCCGGGCCGACTGTGGCACTCGGACAACAGCTTTCCCGAGCCGCCCCCGCCGGACGGCTCGGTGCTGCCGTTCGTCGGCAGCGACGCCGCGGGCTGGACCCGATCACCGGCCGGTCATCAGAACAACTCCCGCAAGCGGTTCTTCAACGACGGAATCCGCGTCGTCGACGGGGAAGCCAATTCACCGTTCGTGCGTGCGGCGATGGTGGCCGAGGCGACCAGTCTGGTCACCAATCTCGGCACCGCGGGCGTCGGCTACATCAACGGCGACCTCACGGTGGCGCTGTCCCGCCTTCCGGTCGACGAGTGGATCGGCATCCAGGCCGACTCCCACCACGCCGCCGACGGCATCGCGGTCGGCACGGCGACGCTGTTCGACGGTCAGGGCGCCTTCGGTTCCGCCATGACGACGGCGATCGCCAATCCCGCCGCGCAGATCGACTTCTCGACTCGTGAGTTCGGGGTGAGCGACCTCAACTACGAGTAG
- the panD gene encoding aspartate 1-decarboxylase produces MHRTLLGGKIHRATVTQADLHYVGSVTIDAALMSAAGILEGELVHVVDVTTGARLTTYAITGAPGTGVIGINGAAAHLVSPGNLVIIMSFVIVDEAERAAHRARVVHVDADNRIVALGADPSQPVPGAVDQWAGA; encoded by the coding sequence ATGCATCGAACACTGCTCGGGGGCAAGATCCACCGAGCCACCGTGACCCAGGCCGACCTGCACTACGTCGGCTCCGTGACCATCGATGCCGCGCTGATGTCGGCGGCGGGCATCCTCGAGGGCGAGCTGGTGCACGTGGTCGATGTCACCACCGGCGCCCGTCTGACCACCTACGCCATCACCGGCGCCCCGGGTACCGGCGTGATCGGGATCAACGGCGCTGCAGCACATCTCGTCTCGCCAGGCAACCTCGTGATCATCATGTCCTTCGTGATCGTCGATGAGGCCGAACGCGCGGCGCACCGCGCCAGGGTGGTCCACGTCGACGCCGACAACCGGATCGTCGCGCTCGGCGCCGACCCGTCACAGCCGGTGCCCGGCGCCGTCGACCAGTGGGCAGGAGCATGA
- a CDS encoding TspO/MBR family protein: MRLLTLAKTAGAAFTAAALGGLATAPAVQSPWYRRLEKPGFQPPKQAFPIAWNILYTDIAVVSASTIDTLNDRGETAQAQAYTRALAANLALNAGWSWIFFNRRRLGPASVVAGALAVSSADLARRAAAVNPAAGAALSAYPLWCTFATVLSTRIWQLNR, from the coding sequence ATGCGCCTGCTCACTCTCGCCAAGACCGCCGGGGCCGCGTTCACCGCCGCCGCGCTCGGTGGACTGGCGACCGCGCCCGCCGTCCAGTCGCCGTGGTACCGGCGGCTCGAGAAGCCGGGCTTCCAGCCGCCGAAGCAGGCCTTCCCGATCGCGTGGAACATCCTCTACACCGACATCGCGGTCGTGTCCGCATCGACGATCGACACCCTCAACGACCGCGGTGAGACCGCGCAGGCGCAGGCCTACACCCGGGCGCTGGCCGCGAACCTGGCGCTCAACGCCGGCTGGAGCTGGATCTTCTTCAACCGGCGCCGGCTGGGCCCCGCCTCGGTGGTGGCCGGCGCGCTGGCGGTCAGCAGCGCCGACCTGGCGAGGCGCGCCGCGGCGGTGAATCCCGCTGCGGGAGCGGCACTGTCGGCCTACCCGCTGTGGTGCACCTTCGCGACGGTGCTGTCGACGCGCATCTGGCAGCTCAACCGCTGA
- a CDS encoding P1 family peptidase, which produces MTDSDGTVPTDPATHTPDGRPRARGLGIEFDGTPGPLNALTDVAGVEVGVTTLIDGDGPLVVGRGPVRTGVTAILPRGRAGVGAPCAAGWYSLNGNGEMTGTTWIDEIGAFTLPVVLSNTHAIGACHTGVVRWVNTVAPRLARQWLLPVCTETWDGYLNDINGEHVRPEHVEAALDAAAGGPVAEGSVGGGTGMNCYDFKGGNGTASRRVPFGTRTFTVAAFVQANFGSRAELTVAGRRVGAHLLDDNPLDGDWFARDLSGAPPGAGSVVAVIATDAPLLPGQCEALARRVPLGLARTGTTGSHFSGDIFLAFSTADVPALESAFPLGPVGADELGSISFVPWGRMDPLYAAVVQSVEEAVLNALIVNDDMTGRDGHRSPRLPLDRLAALLGGTP; this is translated from the coding sequence GTGACCGACTCCGACGGGACTGTCCCGACCGACCCAGCGACCCATACCCCCGACGGCCGACCACGTGCACGGGGTCTCGGCATCGAGTTCGACGGAACGCCAGGACCGCTCAACGCGCTGACCGACGTCGCCGGCGTCGAGGTCGGGGTGACGACGCTGATCGACGGCGACGGTCCCCTCGTCGTGGGGCGAGGGCCGGTCCGCACCGGGGTCACCGCGATCCTGCCCCGCGGAAGGGCCGGTGTCGGTGCGCCGTGCGCGGCGGGCTGGTACTCGCTCAACGGCAACGGCGAGATGACCGGCACCACCTGGATCGACGAGATCGGCGCCTTCACCCTGCCGGTGGTGCTGTCGAACACCCACGCCATCGGCGCCTGCCACACCGGCGTGGTGCGCTGGGTGAACACGGTCGCGCCCCGGCTGGCCCGGCAATGGCTGCTCCCGGTGTGCACCGAGACCTGGGACGGCTACCTCAACGACATCAACGGCGAGCACGTCCGCCCCGAGCATGTCGAGGCGGCGCTCGACGCGGCGGCCGGCGGACCCGTCGCCGAGGGTTCCGTCGGCGGCGGCACCGGAATGAACTGCTACGACTTCAAGGGCGGCAACGGCACCGCGTCGCGCCGCGTCCCCTTCGGCACGCGCACCTTCACTGTCGCCGCGTTCGTCCAGGCGAACTTCGGGTCGCGGGCCGAACTGACCGTCGCGGGGCGCCGCGTCGGTGCCCACCTGCTCGACGACAATCCGCTCGACGGCGACTGGTTCGCCCGGGACCTGTCCGGTGCGCCGCCGGGGGCGGGCTCGGTGGTCGCGGTCATCGCCACCGACGCTCCGCTGTTGCCTGGACAGTGCGAAGCGCTGGCGCGGCGGGTGCCGCTCGGGCTGGCCCGCACCGGGACCACGGGCAGCCACTTCTCCGGTGACATCTTCCTGGCGTTCTCCACCGCGGACGTCCCCGCGTTGGAGAGCGCGTTCCCGCTCGGCCCCGTTGGTGCGGACGAACTCGGCTCGATCAGCTTCGTGCCGTGGGGCCGGATGGACCCGCTGTACGCCGCGGTCGTGCAGAGCGTGGAGGAGGCCGTCCTCAACGCGCTGATCGTCAACGACGACATGACCGGCCGCGACGGCCACCGCTCGCCGCGCCTGCCCCTCGACCGGTTGGCGGCGCTGCTGGGCGGGACGCCATAA